The Thomasclavelia ramosa DSM 1402 genome includes a region encoding these proteins:
- a CDS encoding GDSL-type esterase/lipase family protein → MKENMKYLTNHYQLREFTLIRMLEIINQNKNITPGGTVFYGDSITEYCDLDKYYPEIETKYNCGIAGITSGMLLNFIDEGVIKYQPKNVVLMIGTNDLGNTVMESPRDIALNVKETIEIIHYNCLDTKIYLVAPLPCLEMLHGYKATKQGLRSNDTLKMVFKEYKNIIPYDYVTLINPFMALCNKKGQPVENYYLDGLHINDDGYRAYTGVIKEKLID, encoded by the coding sequence GAAAATATGAAATATTTAACTAACCATTATCAGTTAAGAGAATTTACTTTAATAAGAATGTTAGAAATTATTAATCAAAATAAAAATATAACTCCTGGAGGAACTGTTTTTTATGGGGATTCAATTACTGAGTATTGTGATCTGGACAAGTATTATCCTGAGATAGAGACTAAATATAATTGTGGAATAGCGGGGATTACTTCAGGAATGCTTTTAAATTTCATCGACGAAGGGGTTATCAAATATCAACCTAAAAACGTGGTTTTGATGATTGGAACAAATGATCTTGGTAATACGGTCATGGAGAGCCCCCGTGATATTGCTTTAAATGTTAAAGAAACAATCGAAATTATTCATTATAATTGTTTGGATACTAAAATTTATCTTGTAGCACCATTACCATGTTTAGAAATGCTTCATGGTTATAAAGCAACAAAGCAAGGATTACGCAGTAATGATACCTTAAAGATGGTCTTTAAAGAGTATAAAAATATTATTCCGTATGATTATGTTACTTTGATTAATCCTTTTATGGCACTTTGCAATAAAAAGGGCCAACCAGTTGAAAATTATTATCTTGATGGTCTTCACATTAATGATGATGGATATCGGGCCTATACAGGGGTAATCAAAGAAAAACTGATAGATTGA